CGGGTGGCTTTCTGTTTAACGACGAAGTTGCCGAACCCGGCAAGCTTGATCTTTTCACCGCCTTCCAAGGTTGTCTTCATGAGATCGAAGACCATCTCGACAATCTCCGCGGATTCCTTTTTGGAAAAACCGGTTTTCAGATAGACTTCCTCAATAAGGTCCGCTTTCGTCATA
This portion of the Syntrophotaleaceae bacterium genome encodes:
- a CDS encoding integration host factor subunit alpha; translated protein: MTKADLIEEVYLKTGFSKKESAEIVEMVFDLMKTTLEGGEKIKLAGFGNFVVKQKATRKGRNPQTGDEIEITSRRILTFKPSQVLKAAINDEK